TCGTCCTCCCCCAAGGCCAGTATGGCCAAGGCCGATATGGGGCTGGCCGGAAGGCTCCGCAATCACCAAATGAGGCTTGATCAGGCCCGTTTTCCCTGCCACACGCTGCCGCCATGTCCGACATCGCCACCACCACAGCCGAATCGCCGGCCCGTTCGCCGCTTGCCGCCGAAGTGGCGCGGCGGCGCACCTTTGCGATCATCTCCCATCCCGACGCCGGCAAGACCACGCTGACCGAAAAGCTGCTGCTGTTCGGCGGCGCCATCAATCTGGCCGGCCAGGTCAAGGCCAAGGGTGAGCGGCGCAACACGCGGTCGGACTGGATGAAGATCGAGCGCGAGCGCGGCATCTCGGTCGTGACCTCGGTGATGACCTTCGAGTTCGAGGGCCTCGTCTTCAACCTGCTGGACACGCCGGGCCACGAGGACTTTTCGGAAGATACTTATCGCACGCTCACGGCAGTCGATTCCGCCGTGATGGTCATCGACGCCGCCAAGGGCATCGAGGCGCGCACACGCAAGCTGTTCGAGGTGTGCCGCCTGCGCGACATCCCGATCATCACCTTCATCAACAAGATGGACCGCGAGAGCCGCGACGTGTTCGAGCTGCTCGACGAGATCGAGAAGACGCTGGCGCTCGATACCACGCCGATGACATGGCCGGTCGGCCGTGGCCGCGACTTCCTCGGCACCTATGACGTCGTCAATGGCGGCGTGCGCCTGCTCGAAGGCGGCGGCGCCAAGACCGGCGCGGCCCAGCAGATCAAGATTGAGGAGCTGGCCAAGCTCAACGCCAATCTCGACGTCTCCGCCGTGAAGGAAGAGCTCGAACTCGTCACGGAAGCCTCCAAGCCGTTCGAGCTCGATGCGTTCCGCGAGGGCCATCTGACGCCGGTCTATTTCGGCAGCGCGCTGCGCAATTTCGGCGTCGGCGACCTGCTGGAAGGCCTCGGCAAGTTCGCGCCGGAGCCGCGCGCGCAGGACAGCGACCAGCGCAGGGTCGAGGCCACCGATCCGCGCATGAGCGCCTTCGTTTTCAAGATCCAGGCCAACATGGATCCGAACCACCGCGACCGCATCGCGTTCGCGCGCCTGTGCTCCGGCAAGCTCAGCCGCGGCATGAAGGCCAAGCTGGTGCGCACCGGCAAGAGCATGCCGCTGTCGAGCCCGCAATTCTTCTTCGCGCAGGACCGTTCGGTCGCCGACGAAGCCTTCGCCGGCGACGTCGTCGGCATCCCCAATCACGGCACGTTGCGGATCGGGGATACGCTGACCGAGGGCGAGGATTTCAACTTCGTCGGCGTGCCGAGCTTTGCGCCGGAAATCGTCCGCCGCGTTCGCCTCACCGACGCGATGAAGGCCAAGAAGCTGAAGGAAGCGCTGCAGCAGATGTCGGAAGAGGGCGTGGTGCAGGTGTTTCGCCCGCGCGACGGTGCGCCTGCGCTGGTCGGCGTGGTCGGTGCGCTGCAGCTCGACGTGCTGAAGGCGCGGCTGGAGGCGGAGTATTCTCTGCCGGTCGAGTTCGAGGTCAGCGAATTCCAGCTCGCGCGCTGGGTCTCCTCGGAGGACCGCAAGAAGCTCGACACCTTCATCGCCGCCAACACCTCCAGCATCGCCGACGACGTCGACGGCGATCCCGTCTATCTGGCGCGGAACGAATTCTATCTCGGCTACACCAAGGAGCGCGCCGAGGGCATCGAGTTCACCAACGTCAAGGACGTCAAGAAGAAGGGGTAGGGCGCGCTGTATCCTCCGCTGTCATTCCCCGCGAAGGCGGGGAATCCAGTATTCCAGAGATGCCGAGACTCATCTCAACGGCCGCGGCGTACTGGATCGCCCGGTCGAGCCGGGCGATGACACCGTGCTTGAACGCAAGCAGTGAACGGCCGCTGGCTTGACGCGTTCATGGACGATGCCACGTTTCACCCACGTTATTTGGTGAGCGCAAAACATGTGGCGCGGCATTCTTGTATTTCTTCTGCTGGCAGTCCCGGCGACCGCCCACGCGCGCCCGCGCCAGATCAATCCGATCCCGTTCGCGCACGAGCCCTGCAGCGTGCTCGACGGCCGTCCCTGCACGCCCTCCTATTGCAGCCCGCTCGAACCCGGTCCCTGCATTCCCGAGATCGACTATCCCACCGGCCAGAACCTCCAGCTCACCATCGAGAGCGTGCCGGCGGAAGCCGACCGCGCCAGATATCAAAAGCCTGATCACGATCTCGACACGATCGGCGACCTTTTCGCCGAGCTGCGCAGCTGCTGGTCGCCGCCATCGGACAATGCGCGCGCGGGCATGCAGATGTCGGTGCGTTTCAGCTTCAACAGGGCCGGTGGCCTGATCGGCCCGCCGCGCTTCACCTTCGCGACCCCAGGCGTTCCGGCCGACACCCGCACGACCTATCTGAAGGCGATCAATTCATCGCTGAACGCCTGCCTGCCGCTGAAATTCACCGGCGGACTCGCCGGCGCCCTGGCCGGGCGGCCGATCGCGATCCGCTATGTCGATAATCGCGAGTTGGGCCGGTAGCGCATCAGTTGCGACCTGCGCCCAATCGATGATACGCCATTGGCGGGGGCTGCTTGAGGGGAGGATGTCGTGGGTCTGCTGGTCATGATCCTGGGGCTGGTGCTGTTCTTCGCCGCCCATGTGTTCACCACGAAACGAGAGGCGCGCGCGCAGGCGATCGCAAGGCTGGGTGAGGGGACCTACAAGATCCTCTATGCATTGGTCTCGCTCGCGGGTCTCGCGCTGATCATCTGGGGCTTCGCGCATTATCGTGCGACGGGATGGATCGACGTCTGGTATCCGCCGAAGGCGATGAAGCACATCACGGTCGCGCTGATGCTGCCTGCGGTCATTTTGGTGGTCGCCTCTTATCTGCGCGGCCGGATCTACGCGACGCTGAAGCATCCGATGCTGGCCGGTATCAAGCTGTGGGCTGCGGCGCATCTTCTGGCCAACGGCGATCTCGGCTCCATCATCCTGTTCGGCTCGTTCCTGGGCTGGGCGGTGTTCGACCGCATCTCGCTGAAGCATCGCACCGACGCCGGAGGTCCGCCGATCCCGGTCGGCGGCGTCAGCAACGATCTGATCGCAGTGGCGGTCGGTGTCGTCGCCTATCTCGCGCTGGCCTTCGCGTTTCATCCGGTCGTCATCGGCGTTCCCGTGATTGGGGCTTAACCGGTCGGCATAAGACGTGATCCGGCTATCCATGGGCGGAAGGTGACAAAACAACAAGCCGAGGGCATTCCGATGGACTGGTCGCAATCTCAGATCCCGCCGATGCGGTTCGTGGCGCGTTTTGGCGATCGGGTGGTGCCGGCGTTCGCGGAGCGCCCTAAAAACATATGGGAGATGGTCACGAGCGCTGCGGCGCGAAATCCTGACGGTGATGCACTCATCTGCGGTGAGCGGCGTCTTCGCTGGCGTGATGTTGTGCCCCAGGCGGCGCAAATGTCTGCGGGTTTCCGCGAGAAGGGCCTGCGGCGTGGCGACCGTATCGCGCTCTTGCTCGGCAATCGCATTGAGTTCGTGTTGTCAATGCTCGCTGCGGCTCAGCTTGG
The sequence above is drawn from the Bradyrhizobium amphicarpaeae genome and encodes:
- a CDS encoding peptide chain release factor 3, encoding MSDIATTTAESPARSPLAAEVARRRTFAIISHPDAGKTTLTEKLLLFGGAINLAGQVKAKGERRNTRSDWMKIERERGISVVTSVMTFEFEGLVFNLLDTPGHEDFSEDTYRTLTAVDSAVMVIDAAKGIEARTRKLFEVCRLRDIPIITFINKMDRESRDVFELLDEIEKTLALDTTPMTWPVGRGRDFLGTYDVVNGGVRLLEGGGAKTGAAQQIKIEELAKLNANLDVSAVKEELELVTEASKPFELDAFREGHLTPVYFGSALRNFGVGDLLEGLGKFAPEPRAQDSDQRRVEATDPRMSAFVFKIQANMDPNHRDRIAFARLCSGKLSRGMKAKLVRTGKSMPLSSPQFFFAQDRSVADEAFAGDVVGIPNHGTLRIGDTLTEGEDFNFVGVPSFAPEIVRRVRLTDAMKAKKLKEALQQMSEEGVVQVFRPRDGAPALVGVVGALQLDVLKARLEAEYSLPVEFEVSEFQLARWVSSEDRKKLDTFIAANTSSIADDVDGDPVYLARNEFYLGYTKERAEGIEFTNVKDVKKKG
- a CDS encoding NnrU family protein, producing MGLLVMILGLVLFFAAHVFTTKREARAQAIARLGEGTYKILYALVSLAGLALIIWGFAHYRATGWIDVWYPPKAMKHITVALMLPAVILVVASYLRGRIYATLKHPMLAGIKLWAAAHLLANGDLGSIILFGSFLGWAVFDRISLKHRTDAGGPPIPVGGVSNDLIAVAVGVVAYLALAFAFHPVVIGVPVIGA